The Micromonospora sp. NBC_00421 genome contains a region encoding:
- a CDS encoding RNA polymerase sigma factor — MTDDLTGAVVAAQAGDEESFRLLYRSLQPGLLRYLTALVGPDAEDVASETWLQISRDLARFTGGEFRAWAVTIARNRAMDHLRRQRRRPSLPVPVQALNDLAGDADTAERAGETIGTESALALIATLPPREAEAVLLRAVIGLDAETAGRVLGRRPGAVRTAAHRGLRRLAALLDRGDASQPSDDERVVPPRPRPTPHASRAEPADG; from the coding sequence ATGACCGATGACCTGACCGGGGCGGTCGTAGCGGCGCAGGCCGGAGACGAGGAGTCGTTCCGACTTCTCTACCGCAGCCTCCAGCCGGGCCTGTTGCGGTACCTCACCGCGCTCGTCGGCCCCGACGCCGAGGACGTCGCCTCCGAGACCTGGTTGCAGATCTCCCGCGACCTGGCCCGGTTCACCGGCGGTGAGTTCCGTGCCTGGGCGGTGACGATCGCCCGCAACCGCGCCATGGACCACCTGCGTCGGCAGCGTCGTCGCCCGTCGCTGCCGGTGCCGGTGCAGGCGCTCAACGACCTCGCCGGTGACGCCGACACCGCCGAGCGGGCCGGCGAGACGATCGGCACGGAGTCGGCGCTGGCGCTGATCGCCACCCTGCCACCCCGGGAGGCGGAGGCGGTGCTGCTGCGGGCGGTGATCGGGCTGGACGCCGAGACCGCCGGGCGGGTGCTCGGCCGGCGACCGGGTGCGGTCCGTACGGCCGCACACCGGGGGCTGCGTCGACTGGCGGCACTGTTGGATCGCGGCGACGCGTCGCAGCCGTCCGACGACGAGCGGGTCGTCCCGCCCCGACCCCGGCCGACGCCACACGCGTCCCGGGCCGAGCCGGCGGACGGCTGA
- a CDS encoding serine/threonine-protein kinase, with translation MGVLSSELVLSGRYRLDERVATGGMGDVWRATDLVLGRQVAVKVLLPALVSDPDFIARFRSEARIMAALRNPGIVQVFDCGEDRLADDSRADYLVMEFVEGEPLSRRIESAGHLDVTETMSIVAQAAQALHAAHAGGIVHRDVKPSNLLVQEDGTVVLVDFGVARSTNVTSITSTNAVPGTALYMAPEQASGRPVSAATDIYALGAVAHCCLTGQPPFTGDNPLQVAVRHLDDEPPELPADIPAPVRALVARALAKDPADRFATGAEMATAARAATGDGTAAMTALVASPLRAPSGADGPRVGPPGTPTTVVGPETRRTRRGSLVGALAVVLVALTALGAALGATKSLDNGVPNIRNTGPAVAPTDQTEVPAVTEETESEEPERPNRPENQNPKPSPSVSVSPTPPPNGSSVPVPTKSVPATPVNPPPTTASTPADPPPTTASTPADPPPTTADTGGGGGNNPPPAGT, from the coding sequence ATGGGGGTGTTGTCATCCGAGCTCGTGCTCAGCGGTCGCTACCGCCTGGACGAACGTGTCGCCACCGGCGGCATGGGCGACGTGTGGCGTGCCACCGACCTGGTGCTGGGCCGCCAGGTCGCGGTGAAGGTGCTGCTGCCGGCACTCGTCTCGGACCCTGACTTCATCGCCCGGTTCCGCTCCGAGGCGCGGATCATGGCCGCACTGCGCAACCCCGGCATCGTGCAGGTGTTCGACTGCGGCGAGGACCGTCTCGCCGACGACAGCAGGGCCGACTACCTCGTCATGGAGTTCGTCGAGGGCGAGCCGCTGTCCCGGCGGATCGAGTCGGCCGGCCACCTGGACGTGACCGAGACGATGTCGATCGTGGCGCAGGCCGCCCAGGCCCTGCATGCCGCGCATGCGGGCGGCATCGTGCACCGCGACGTCAAGCCGAGCAACCTGCTGGTGCAGGAGGACGGCACGGTGGTGCTCGTCGACTTCGGGGTCGCCCGCTCCACGAATGTGACAAGCATCACCAGCACCAACGCGGTGCCGGGAACCGCCCTCTACATGGCGCCGGAGCAGGCGTCCGGTAGGCCGGTCTCGGCCGCCACCGACATCTACGCCCTCGGCGCGGTGGCGCACTGCTGCCTGACCGGGCAACCACCGTTCACCGGTGACAACCCGCTCCAGGTGGCCGTGCGGCACCTCGACGACGAGCCCCCGGAGTTGCCGGCGGACATTCCGGCACCGGTCCGCGCCCTGGTGGCGCGGGCACTGGCGAAGGACCCGGCGGACCGGTTCGCCACCGGTGCCGAGATGGCCACCGCCGCCCGCGCCGCGACCGGTGACGGCACCGCCGCCATGACCGCCCTGGTCGCCTCGCCGCTGCGCGCCCCGTCCGGGGCGGACGGCCCACGCGTCGGCCCGCCCGGAACGCCGACGACGGTGGTCGGCCCCGAAACGCGGCGCACCCGCCGAGGGTCCCTGGTCGGCGCGTTGGCAGTGGTGCTGGTGGCGTTGACCGCGCTCGGGGCCGCGCTCGGCGCCACGAAGTCGCTCGACAACGGCGTGCCGAACATCCGCAACACCGGCCCGGCGGTCGCGCCCACGGACCAGACCGAGGTGCCGGCGGTCACCGAGGAGACCGAGTCCGAGGAACCGGAACGACCGAACCGGCCGGAGAACCAGAATCCGAAGCCGTCGCCGTCGGTGTCGGTCAGCCCGACGCCACCGCCGAACGGCTCCTCCGTGCCGGTACCGACCAAGTCGGTGCCGGCCACCCCGGTGAATCCGCCGCCGACCACGGCGTCCACTCCCGCCGACCCGCCGCCCACCACGGCGTCCACCCCTGCGGACCCGCCGCCCACCACTGCCGACACGGGCGGCGGGGGCGGTAACAATCCGCCGCCGGCCGGCACCTGA